The sequence below is a genomic window from Streptomyces sp. NBC_00289.
GCACATCGCGGACGACGGCGAGATCTGGCTGCGCGGCGACAACATCTTCCAGGGCTACCTCAACAACCAGAAGGCCACCGACGCGACCCTGCACGACGGCTGGCTGGCCACCGGTGACATCGGCGCGCTGGACGAGGACGGCTTCCTGACCATCACCGGCCGCAAGAAGGAGATCCTCGTCACCTCGGGCGGCAAGAGCGTGTCGCCGGGCGTGCTGGAGGAGCGGGTGCGCGATCACCCCCTGGTCGCCCAGTGCATCGTCGTCGGCAACGACCGGCCGTACATCGCGGCCCTGGTCACCCTCGACCAGGAGGCCGTCGAGCACTGGCTGGCGATGCGCGGCAAACCACAGTTGACCCCGTCGGAACTGGTGCGCGACGCCGACCTGGAGACGGAGGTGAGGCGTTCGGTGGTCGCCGCCAACACCCTCGTCTCCCAGGCCGAGTCGATCCGCACGTTCCGCATCCTCGCCCAGCCGTTCACCGAGGAGCACGGTCTGCTGACGCCCTCGCTGAAGCTGAAGCGCAAGGCGATCGAGAACGCGTACGCCGACGAGGTCGAGGCGCTGTACCACGCCTAGGGTTCACCCGGGGCGGTACAGCGCCGGTGCTAGCCGATGTTCACGCGCAGGATCTTGTCCGCGCCGTCCGCGGCACCTCCGTTGTTGTCGCAGTTGGTCGTCGACAGCCACAGCTGGTCGGCGCCCGGCACCTTGGTGACCGTGCGCAGGCGGCCGTAGGTGCCGACGTAGTACGCCGTCGGGGTGCCGACACTCTCGGCGTCCCCGTTGATCGGGATCCGCCACAGGCGTTCGCCGCGCAGGGACGCCATGTAGACGACGTTGCGGACGATGGCGATGCCGCTGGGCGAGGCCTCCGAGACGTTCCAGGTGGCTTTCGGGTTGGTCATCCCGGCGACGGTGCAGGAGCCCTCGCAGGTCGGCCAGCCGTAGTTGGCGCCCGGCTTGATCAGGTTCAGTTCGTCCTTGGCGCTGTTGCCGAACTCCGCTTCCCACAGACGGCCGTTGCGGTCGAAGGCGAGTCCCTGTGGATTGCGGTGCCCGTAGGAGTAGACGTAGCTGCCGAACGGGTTGCCCGGGGCGGGCTTCCCGTCCGTCGTCATGCGCAGGATCTTGCCGTTGAGGGAGCTCTTGTCCTGTGCCAGGTCGGGCGTCTGGGCCTCGCCGGTGGCGGCGTAGAGATAGCCGTCGGGGCCGAAGGCGAGGCGGCCGCCGTTGTGGTAGCGGTTCTTCTTGATGCCCTGGAGCAGGATCGTGTAGTCGCCGAGCCGGGTCCCGTCGTACGTCATGCGGACCACACGGTTGCCCTCGGACGCGGTGTGCATGAAGTAGACGTGGTGGTCGGTCGCCCACCCGGGGCCGACGGCGACGCCGAGGAGCCCGCCCTCGCCGTTGGTGGTGACGGTGTTCGGGACGGTGCCGACCTGGGTGCGGGTCCCGTCCTTGGCGAGCTTCCAGACCCGGAAGTCGTCCCGCTCGGTGACCACTGCGGTCTTGCCGTCGGGCAGCCAGTTGATGCCCCACGGGATGGTCCAGCCGGTGGAGAGCGTCGAGACCGAGGACGGTACCCCGCCGTCGGTCGCACACGCCTTGGTGGTGAAGGTGACGGTGTTGCTGGGCTGGGAGAGGTTGCCGGCCGCGTCGCGGGCGACGACGTTCAGCGTGTACGGGCTGTCGCAGGCGAGCCCGGTGAGCGTGGCCGACGTACCGCTCGTGACGGAGGTGTAGACCGTGCTGTCGCTGCGCACGTCGTAGGCGGCGACCGCCCGGTCGTCCGTCGAGGCGCCCCAGCTCAGACCGGCGCTGTTCGCCGTGATGCCGGCGACGGACAGCGTTCCCGGCTTCGTCGGCGGGCTGGTGTCGGAGCTGGGCTTGGTGGTGCAGTCGACGACGGGGCTGGCGGCGGACGTGTTGCCGGCCGCGTCGCGGGCGATGACGGTCAGGTTGTAGGTGGTGGCGGGGGTCAGACCAGTCAGCGCCTTCGAGGTCGAACTCCCGGGCGCCTCACCGATCTTGTTGCCGTGTTCGTAGAGGTCGTACGCCGTGACGCCCACGTTGTCCGTCGAGGCGCCCCAGGCCAGCGTGAGCCCGTCCTCGCCGAGGTCCGGGCAGGTGGGCCGGCCGGGGCTGGTCGGGGCCTGGGTGTCGGTGGCCGCGCCGACACCGACGCGGTCGAGGTTGGGGCCACCCTCGGCGGTGGCGGCGGTCGCGCGGATCGTGCCCAAGCCCGCGCCCAGCGGGACGTTCACCGTCCTGGTGGCCCAGGTGTTCCAGTCGGCGGTGGCCGGGAAGGAGACGCCGGAGGCGACGACCGTGCCGCCCACGGAGATGTCCATGGGCCGGTCGGCGGAGGTGCCGTTGGCGTACCTGAAGGTGATCGCGGAGGTGCCCGCGGAGGCCGCGCTCACCGTGAACTCGACGTAGGAGCCTTTGACGTTGGTGTAGTCGACGAACCCCGTGCCGGTGTAGCCGGTGTGGTTGGTGGCCACGGTGCCCTGGGAGATCCGGGCGTCCTCGGCCTGGTAGTCGGTGGCGGCGTGGGCGCTGCCCCGGCTCAGCCCCACGAGCGGCAGGGCGAGGGCCACGGCGAGGCCGTACGGCAGAACTCTTCCGAGATGCATGGCTGTTCCCCTCAGCCCGTGTGCCGGGTGACGATGTCGAGGTGGCCGTACGGCTGCCGGCCGGCGGACCGGTGGGTGAGGCGGCTCGCGGAGTTGACGGGCTTCACCCGGATCAGGCGGGTCTCGCCCGGCCGCAGTGTCGCGCTGTAGGAGTCCGCGATCACGCCTTTGTGGGAGCCCGACCACAGGTCCGTGACGTCACCGGACCCGGTGAAGCCGACCTGCGGCCAGGTCACCCGCACCGTCGCGCTGCCGGACGTGCCGGTGTTGAACAGGGCCACGACGTACTGCCCGTCGCTCTCCTTCTTGCTGAAGACCTGCTGCACACCGCTGTTGACGACGCGTCTGGCGGCCACCCCGTCCTGGTCGACGCCGATCAGCCGGTCGTTGGTCAGCATCGCCCTGTCGACGGAGTCGAGGTGGGTGAGGTCGGTGCCGAGCAGCAGCGGCGAGGCGGCCATCGCCCAGAGGGTGAAGTGGGACCGGCGCTGGTCGGCGGTGAGGCCCACCTGGTCGCCGTTGCCGAGCTCCAGCGAGTCCAGGTCGTTCCAGCCACCGGGACCGGCGTGCGGCTGCCAGGACGCGGCGGTGCCGAAGCGGGCGGAGACGTGGGACCAGTCGGTCAGCGGATAGCCGCTGCCGTTGGCGCCCGGTCCGCAGTAGCACTCGACGTCGCCCTGGGTGCGCCAGCTGTTGGCGAGCTGACGCCAGGTGGCGGCGTCCGCGATCGGAAGGTTGTTGGACAGCGCGTAGTTGACGGGCCGTCCGGTGGCGCGCAGGGCCTTGTCCCAGGCCTGTACGTCGGGGATGTCCTGGCTGCCCACCCCGTCGATCTTCAGGTAGTCGACCCCCCAGGAGGCGAACTGCCGGGCCCACGAGTTCACGAACTCCTGCGCGCCGGGCTTCCCGTAGTCGATGTAGTACATGTTCTTGCAGTTGTAGTTCTTCTCGGTCTTCGAGGTGTCCGCGATGTCCTTGGCGTGGTACGAGGTCCCCTCGATCGGGGTGTTCTTGATGACGGCGTTCCTGGCGATGCCGGGCGTGACGTAGAAGCCGAACTTCAGGCCCTTGGAGTGGACGTAATCGGCCAAGGCCCTGATGCCGCCAGGGAACTTGGCCGCGTCCACGGTCCAGCGGCCGTAGGAGTCGACGACGAAGCCGTTGTCGTCGCACTTCTGCCAGAAGTCGTCGAGGTTGACGTACACGAAGCCGTGGTCCTTGAGGCCGGTCGACACCAGGGCGTCGGCCTGCGCCTTCAGCTTCGCCTCGGTGGGGGTGCGGCGTACGAAGCTCCAGCTGCTCCAGCCCATGGCGGGGCGCAGCGACTGGCCGTTGTCGGAGGCGGCCGCCGGGCGGGCGCCGGCAAGGAGTGGGATCGCCGAGGCGATCAGCAGTCCGATCACGGCCACGACCAGTGATCTGACGCGGGTGATACCCGTCATGACTGTCCCCCGTTCAGTGGAGTCGGGTAGGAGGTGCCGATCCACGCCTCGTCGATCCGCAGCCGCTTGTAGCGGGTCGTGTCGGTGGAGGCGGCCCAGGTGGAGTCGACCTCGAGGCGGACGTAGCGGGCGTCGACGGCCGTGAGGTCGATTCCCTGTATTCCACGCCGGCTTGCCAGCCGGCCTGTCTTCACGGCGCCGCCCCAGGTCGAGCCGTCGTTGCTGACGAACACCTTGTAGTCCTTGATCCGCGCCGACTGCTCGGTGTCCGAGCGGGCGTACGCGACGGAGTCCTCGCGCTGGTTGAGCCCGATGTACTGGGCCTTCTTGGCCGAGCCGAGGTCGAAGGTGAGGCTGACCGGCAGGGTCTTGCCGTTGTCCCAGTAGGTTCCGTAGGCGCCGTCACCCGCCGCCGGACCGCCGTGGCCGCTCGCCGACGCGCTCGCGCTCACCGTGACGCCGGCGAGGACGCCCTGCCGGCCGGCCGTGGTGACCTTGAAGACGGTGTCGTACGGGTCCCAGCCGCCGAGGCCGCTCAGGGTCAGTACGCCGCCCGACTGCGACCAGGAGACCGCCGCTCCGGTACGGAGGTCGGTGACGGCGGAGATGCGGTAGCCGTTGTCCCGGATGCGCAGCACGTCCGTGCTGGGCGGGGTCAGGACGTGCACGTACTGGCGGTTGGGGTCGGTCTTGGCGACGGTGGTGACGCCGTGGGCTCCGTCGTTCCAGAAGCCGGGTTTCAGACCGCCGTACAGGTAGCCGCCGCCCTCGGTGCCGTGCAGGGACTCCCAGATGGGGTCGAGGTAGGAGTCGGCGAAGGTGTTGAAGGAGGCCTGGTTGGCCGGGAATCTGCCGTTGACCTGGGCGGTCTCGGCCATCAGTGCCTTCACGGAGGAGCCGGCGTTGGTGACGAGCCGGCCGAGGGTGAGCATACGGTCGACGGAGGGGTCCGAGCCGTCGTACCACCAGGCGCCGGACGAGGGGAGCTTGAAGTCGGCTTCGGTCAGCCGGGGCTGTGCGGTGTATACAGCCTGCGGGTAATCGTATGCGGGCGACATTCCCGTCTTCTGCTCGTTGCTGATCATGTCCATGATCGGCGTGTCCTCGTTGTTGTTGCTGAGGGTGTAGCCCGGCCGCTTCTGCTGGATCTGCGCGTAGAGGTCGTGGCTCTCCCAGTACGCGTTGTCGTTGTCGATCCAGAAGCCGCCGAGGTCCGGATAGCGGTCCATGACCTCGAAGAAGTTGTCGTAGCCGAACCGCCCGAAGCCCTCTCGGGTGGTCAGGTCGACGTTCGTGCCCTTGTAGGCCGAGTACGCGGACGAGTCGAGCCACTCGTGGCCGCCCTCGTCGTGCCACTGGGGATCGTCGGTCATGTACAGGATGACCTTCAGCCCCTTGGCCTTCGCGGCGGTGATCAGCTCGCCGACGAAGTCCCGCTTGGTGGAGCAGGAGCCCGGGATCCTGGACGGCCAGGGGCGGGCGTAGCCCAGGCGGCTGTGGAAGGTGGCGAGGACGAGGTACTGCGTGTGCAGTTTCTGCGCCTCCTTCACCCAGTAGTCGGGCGTCCAGCCGCCGCCGGTGACGTCGTTCTCCCAGGCGGTGCAGCTGGTGTGGGCGGGCGCGGTGCGCAGGCCCCAGTGCAGGAAGAGGCCGCCGACGGAGGCGCGCAGGAAGTCCTGGCGGGGATTGTCCAGGTCGAGTGGCCCGGCCGCCGCGGTGCCGCAGTCCTCGCTCGACCCGACGGCCGACACCCGCGGTGCGCCGCCGGAGGTGGTGTGACTGTCCGTCAGGCAGTACCCGGTGACGTTCTGGAAGCCCGCGTCGAACGGCGCGTCGGTGCCGCGACCGGCGGTGAACCGGGTGAAGCGGATGCCGTCGGCCGCGTTGGCGATGACGGCCGGCCGGCCGTCGTTCGCGGCGAACTTCACCGAGCTGTCGGTGAACCGCACGTGGTCCGCGTTGTGGAGGTACCAGCCGTAGGCCGGGCGGGTGCCGATGGTCTTGGGGTTGTAGTCGTTCGGGTCGTTGCCGGGGACCGCGGTGGACATGGTGCCGTTGCCGCCCGGGACCGTGATGTCGACGTTCGTGAAGGTGACGCCGTCGATGCGGTGGCCGGTCTCGCCCCACAGGGTCGGGCTGAAGGAGGGGCTGCTGCCGGTGGCGGTGATGTTGTCGTAGGTGATGTCGCTGATCGATCCGACACCGGGGCTGTTGCCGCAGCGTTTGCGGGTACCGATCTTCTGCATGATCGGTGAGTGGACGTTCGTCATCGTGATGTCGCGGTAGTGGACGTCCGAGATGTTCGCGCCGTCCATCGACACCATGCCGAGGCCCGACTTGTCGGCGCCCTCGATGCGGATGTTCTCGAACCGGTAGTCGGAGAAGTCGCCGCAGGTCTCGGAGCCGAACATCAGCGCGTTGCAGCAACGGGCCGACAGATAGCTGTCGTTGACGCGGACCTGGCCGTTGGCCAGCTTGGCGCCGAGGGCGTAGTCGCTCTTGAAGACCAGGGCGTCGTCGTTGGCCTTGATGGAGGCGTCGGTGATCGTGACGCCGGTCGTGGAGATGATGTTCCAGCCGTCGCGGTCGCTCGCGGTGTCGATGGTCAGGCGGTCGGAGGTGACGTTCCGGCAGCCGTTGATCAGGGCGGCGAAGTGACCGCCACGGCGGAGCGTGAGGCCGTCACCGATCCGGAGTCCGTCGCACCGGGTCAGCGAGATGATCTTGTCGGCCTCGCCGGACTTCGGGTTCCCGGTGATCAGGTTGCCCATGCCGTCGATGACGCCCTCGCCGACGAACCCGATGTCGGTCAGCCGGTCGCCGTGGATCATCGCGTCGCGGAAGTGGCTGTGTCCGTAGTCCTGGTAGGCGTCGTACGGGTTGGACTCGGCCTTGTCGTAGGTGTCCGCGCTGGAGCCCTGGATCGTGGCGCCCTTGTCGACCTGGAGCGTCACATGGCTCTTCATGTGGATGGTGTTCTTGGACTTGTAGGTGCCGGACCGGAAGCGGACCGTGCCGGCGCCGGCCGAACTCGCGGCGTCGATCGCCTTGTTGACGGCGGGGGTGTCGTTGGTGGAGCCGTCGCCCTTGGCGCCGTAGTCACGCACGTCGAAGACGGCGGCCGCGCGCGGGGCGGGAGACGGGACGGAGGGCGGGGCCGCGAGGGCCACGGGCTGGGTGAGTCCGAGGACGACGGCGAGGACGAACAGGACGATCGCCCCTGCCCTGCGCCCGGAAACGGTGGGGGGTTTCACGGTGACGGCTCCTCAACCGAGCTGGTAGCCGCGAAGGTTGGTGAGCAGGAGGTAGGTGTCCTGCAGAGAGCCGGAGGTGTCGCCGAGGGAGCGGTAGATGCCCCACTTCGGGCGCACCCGGTCGGCCAGGAAGGTGTCGACACCGGTCTTCGACGCGTCGATGACGGTCGAACCGCCGCTCTTGAGGATCCAGCGGACCGAGCCCGCCGAGCCGTTGCCGACCTTGATCTGGAAGTCGACGTCGGTCCACTTGTCGTGCAGGGGGTCGAGGTCGGTGCGGCCGACGAGGATGTCGTCGATGGCGAGCTTCAGCTCGATGGTCTGTTTGCCGTTCACCCGGCGCAGCGACTGCACGACGATCGGGGAGGTGCCGCTCCCGGGCTGCTTCATCTGCATGATGTGCGTGAAGGTGGTGGTCGCCTTCAGGGAGCTCGGGATGTACATCGAGTACGTGACGCGCCAGGTCTGGCCCGAGGTCCACTTGAGGTAGTTGCTGCCGCTGCCGTTGCGCAGTCCGGTGACCTCCTGGCGCTGGCGGTCGGTGGACGTGTCGCGGTCGACGGTGTGCATGGTGAAGCGCCAGTTGTTGCCGGTGGCGTAGATGTGCGGGTGCCCGGCGGGGTGCGAGTCCGCGCGGTCGTCCTCGATCGTCTCGAAGGCGCCGAGGCCGTCTCCGCTCGCGGACGGGGCCCACTTCTGCTGCCAGGAGGCGGCCTGGGCCGTGGTCGCGGCCGGCAGGCCGACCGCGGCTGCCGCCGCGCCGCCGAGTGCGGCGCCGAACAGCGCCCTTCTGGATGTGCTCATGACACTAATCACCTCGCAGTTGTTCGTTCATGATCAGGAAGGCACCCAGGCCGTGGAAGTCGTTCGTGGCCCGGCCGCGGGCGGCGTAGTAGGCGTAGTCGCCGACGTTCGTGCCGACGGAGATGTCGGCGAGCTCGGTCCGGCCGTCCGCGCCGGTCGAGAGTTTGGCCAGGACGCCCTGGTAACCCCGCCGGGCGACGGCCGCGTAGTGCGGGTCGAGGTAACCGCGCTGGGCGCCACGCGAGAGGGCGTAGGTGAACATGCTGGAGCAGGACGTCTCGGTCCAGTTGTCCTCGCGCCCGCCCTTGTCGATCACCTGGAACCAGCGTCCGGTCGCCGGGTCCTGGTATCTCTCCAGACCGGTGGCCAACTTCCTCAGAATTCCGAGGAGTTGCGCCCGGCGCGGATGGCTCGCGGGGATCGCGTCCAGGACGTTGACGATCGCCATGGAGTACCAGCCGACCGCACGGCACCAGTGCTCGGGGGCGAGCCCGGTCTGCGGATCGGCCCAGCCCACGCTCTTCGACTCGTCGTAGGCGTGCCGGAGCAGTCCGTTCGCGACCTGCAGATGACTGCCGTAGACGAGAAGCTGCTGCGCGGCCTCGTCGTTCGCGTAGGCGCTGTCGCCGAACTCCCTGCCGTACTCGACCAGGAACGGGTTCACCATGTAGACGCCGTCGGCCCAGAGTTGGTGGGCGCGACTGGCGGTGTCGGCGTGCCAGAAGCCGCCGTCGGCCGTGCGGGGATAGGTGTTCAGACGGTCGCGGATCTTCTTCGCCGCCCTGCGGTAGCGGTCCTGGCCCGTCTCGTGGTGCAGGATCACCAGCAGCCGGCCGGCCTGCATGCTGTCCAGGCTGTTGAAGGACTGCTCGATCGTGCCGTCGCTCTTCACGAAGCGGTCGACGTAGTCCTTGATGTAGGCGAGGTAGCGGGCTTCGTGGGTGCGCCGGTAGGTGAGGTACTGGCCGTAGAGGTAGAGGCCGACCGGGTACGACCAGCCGCCGATGGTGCTCGGGGTGTAGCGGGCCGTGGTCGAGTCGACGACGGCGACGGACCGGTCGGGGGCGGCGGCCGGGCGGCTCGCGGGCAGCGCGCTCGCTGCGGCGGCCGGGGGTGGGACGGCCGCCGGCAGAGCGGACAGGGTGACGGCGGCCAGGGCGGCGGCCGTCAGCGCCGGGGACAGGCGTCGGCGTCTCATGCTCCTCCCTCTCGACAGGGGGCGGGGACCTTGCCGGACCTTTTCATCGGATGTCTGGTGAACGAGATCTTCCGCCTACGGGGTCGGGGTCATGGTCTTGTTCAGAAGCGCGGACCTGCTTTCCGGAGCGGGGTGGGTACGGAAAGACCAGGCCAGCTCGGTACTCGTCATGTGTTCACATGGATGCACCGAGTTCAGTCACTCGTTCGACAGCGCCATACAGAGTTGCGTCATGATGCGTCGGGGTCAATGGTCCGGACCGATGACGTCGGATGCATTTCCGGCCAATCTCGCGTCCCCGGCACTGACCGGCCGGTCAGTCCCGACGGAATCCGCGGTCAGGAATGCATCACGGCCTGTGATCGTTGACTATGGGGCGTACACCCGACGACAACCGTAAGGATCAAGAGCTCGTGAGTAGCAAGGTCCCCCCGATCACCCTCAACAACGGCATCGAGATGCCCCAGCTGGGCTTCGGCGTCTGGCAGGTGCCGGACGACGAGGCGGAGCAGGCGGTCGCCACCGCGTTGGAGACCGGGTACCGCAGCATCGACACAGCGGCGATCTACGGCAACGAAGAGGGCACCGGCAAGGCCATCGCCGCCTCCGGCGTGCCCCGCGAGGACGTGTTCGTCACCACCAAGCTCTGGAACACCGACCAGGGCTACGACAGCACCCTGCGGGCGTTCGACACCTCGCTGGAGAAGCTCGGCCTGGACTACGTCGACCTGTACCTGATCCACTGGCCGGCGCCGGAGCGCGACAAGTACGTCGACACCTACAGGGCGTTCGAGAAGCTCCACGCCGACGGGCGTGTCCGCGCGATCGGTGTCTCCAACTTCGAGCCGGAGCACCTGAAGCGGCTCATCGCCGAGACGTCGATCGTCCCGGCGGTCGACCAGATCGAGCTGCACCCGCACCTCCAGCAGCGTGCGGCCCGTGAGTACCACGCGGAGCAGGGCATCGCGACCGAGGCCTGGTCGCCGCTCGGCTCCGGCAAGGGCCTCCTGGAGGTCCCGGCGATCGTCGCCATCGCCCAGAAGCACGGCCGCACCCCGGCCCAGGTGGTGCTGCGCTGGCACCTCCAGCTCGGCAACGTCGTGATCCCGAAGTCCGTGACGCCGTCCCGGATCAAGGAGAACATCGAGGTCTTCGACTTCAGCCTGGACGACGAGGACCTCGCGGCGATCAGCGCGCTGAACGAGGACCGTCGGCTGGGCCCCGACCCGTCGACGTTCAACGCGGGCTGACAGCAGCACCGATCGAGGCCGCTCACCCTCCGGGGCGGGCGGCCTCGGCCGTGCTCCCCACCGGACGCGGAGACGGCCCCGCGACGGTCGGCCGAGTTTCCGTGCGACACGCGTCGAGGGCTTGACGCGGACATGCGGACGGGGCCACCTTGTACGGCAACCCAGTAAGGAAACTTTCCTAACAGAAGGGTTCCCCCACCGTGCGCATACGAACACTGACCCTCGCCGCGGCCTCCGGGGCCGTACTCCTCGCCGCCGGCGTGCTGCCCGCACAGGCGTCCGGCACCGCGGGACCGGCGTCCACCCAGGAGGGCTCGGTCAGCGCGGCCGACCTGCTCGCCAAGGTGACGTCCTGTCAGCAGATCTCGAACGGCAAGTACCGCACCGACGAGGAGACGTCGGCCACCGTCCCCGTGTGCGGCAAGAACGGCGCGGTGTTCTGGAAGGCCGACATGGACATCGACTGCGACGGACAGCGCACCTCGAAGTGCAACGAGGACACCGACCCCTGGTACCAGGACGACACGGCGTTCCACCAGTCCAACGGCAAGCCCCTCAAGGCCGACTCACTGCCGTACGTCGTCGTGCCCAGCTCCAGCAGCACCTGGAACTACTCCGGCGCGGGCATCAAGGGCGGCGGCGTGGTCGCCGTGATCTACAACGGCAAGGTCGAGTACGCCGTCGTCGGCGACACCGGCCCCACGAAGATCATCGGCGAGGCCTCGTACGCCACCGCCCAGGCCCTCGGCATCGACAGCAACCCGGAGACCGGCGGCACCGACTCGGGCGTGACCTACATCCTGTTCAAGAACTCCCAGGTCTCCCCCATCGAGAGCCACAGCGCGGCGGTCACCCTCGGCGACCGGCTGGCGAAGCAGTTCCTGCAGAACAACTGAGGTAACAGGCAGGTCAGTTGGGCTGTCCGAGCGGCCGTACGACGACGGTGTTGACGTCGACGCCGTCGGGCTGCCGGATGGCCCACACGACCGAGTCGGCGATCTGGTCGGCGGTCAGGAGACGGCCCGGGGGCAGGCTGCCGGTGCTGTCCCAGAACGGCGTCTCCACCCGGCCCGGCGCGACCAGGGTCACCCCGATGCCGAACTCCGTGACCTGACGCCGGGTGTTCTCGGCGAGACCGGTCACCGCCCACTTCGTCGCCCCGTAGAGGTTGCCGGGCGTGGGCACGAAACCGGCGACACTGCCGATGAGGACGATCCGTCCGCGGCTCTCGCTGAGCGCGTCCACGGAGGCGCGGATCAGCAGCGCCGGACCGAGCACGTTCGTCAGCACCATCTCGGTCCACCCGGCGGGGTCACCGTCGGCGACCGAGTCGTGGGTGGCGAACCCGGCGTTGGCGACGACGGTGTCCAGTCGACCGAAGTCCTTGAGTGTACGGTCGACCGCCGACTGTATGTCGGCGTACTCGGCCGCGTTCCCGACGAGCGTCAACAGGCCCTCGGGGTTGCCGAGTTCCTCGGCGAAGGCGCGCAGCCGCGCCTCGCCGCGGCCGGTGACGGCCACCCGCTGTCCGGCGTCGAGCAGGTGCCGCGCGACGGCGGCACCGATGCCGCTGCCACCACCGGTGATGAGTGCGACCGGAGAGTCGGTCATGGTTTCCCCCTGTGCTCGGTCGGAACAACGGCGGGCAGTCCATCACTTGGAGCGCTCTCGATGTCAAGGGCCACAGGTCCGGCGGTAGGCGGCCGAGGGGAAGTGGAAGCGCCACTCGGCCTCGGTCAGTCCGCCCTCGGCCCGTGCGCACACCTCGGCGGCGGCCCGCACCGGCGCCGACGCCACCGTGCGGTCGGCGAGATGCGGGGTCGTGATGTGCAGGGCGCCGTGGCGCGCGGAGAAGCCGAGGGCGAGGACCGGGTCGTCCC
It includes:
- a CDS encoding PQQ-dependent sugar dehydrogenase; this translates as MHLGRVLPYGLAVALALPLVGLSRGSAHAATDYQAEDARISQGTVATNHTGYTGTGFVDYTNVKGSYVEFTVSAASAGTSAITFRYANGTSADRPMDISVGGTVVASGVSFPATADWNTWATRTVNVPLGAGLGTIRATAATAEGGPNLDRVGVGAATDTQAPTSPGRPTCPDLGEDGLTLAWGASTDNVGVTAYDLYEHGNKIGEAPGSSTSKALTGLTPATTYNLTVIARDAAGNTSAASPVVDCTTKPSSDTSPPTKPGTLSVAGITANSAGLSWGASTDDRAVAAYDVRSDSTVYTSVTSGTSATLTGLACDSPYTLNVVARDAAGNLSQPSNTVTFTTKACATDGGVPSSVSTLSTGWTIPWGINWLPDGKTAVVTERDDFRVWKLAKDGTRTQVGTVPNTVTTNGEGGLLGVAVGPGWATDHHVYFMHTASEGNRVVRMTYDGTRLGDYTILLQGIKKNRYHNGGRLAFGPDGYLYAATGEAQTPDLAQDKSSLNGKILRMTTDGKPAPGNPFGSYVYSYGHRNPQGLAFDRNGRLWEAEFGNSAKDELNLIKPGANYGWPTCEGSCTVAGMTNPKATWNVSEASPSGIAIVRNVVYMASLRGERLWRIPINGDAESVGTPTAYYVGTYGRLRTVTKVPGADQLWLSTTNCDNNGGAADGADKILRVNIG
- a CDS encoding glycoside hydrolase family 27 protein, giving the protein MTGITRVRSLVVAVIGLLIASAIPLLAGARPAAASDNGQSLRPAMGWSSWSFVRRTPTEAKLKAQADALVSTGLKDHGFVYVNLDDFWQKCDDNGFVVDSYGRWTVDAAKFPGGIRALADYVHSKGLKFGFYVTPGIARNAVIKNTPIEGTSYHAKDIADTSKTEKNYNCKNMYYIDYGKPGAQEFVNSWARQFASWGVDYLKIDGVGSQDIPDVQAWDKALRATGRPVNYALSNNLPIADAATWRQLANSWRTQGDVECYCGPGANGSGYPLTDWSHVSARFGTAASWQPHAGPGGWNDLDSLELGNGDQVGLTADQRRSHFTLWAMAASPLLLGTDLTHLDSVDRAMLTNDRLIGVDQDGVAARRVVNSGVQQVFSKKESDGQYVVALFNTGTSGSATVRVTWPQVGFTGSGDVTDLWSGSHKGVIADSYSATLRPGETRLIRVKPVNSASRLTHRSAGRQPYGHLDIVTRHTG
- a CDS encoding glycosyl hydrolase family 28 protein, with translation MKPPTVSGRRAGAIVLFVLAVVLGLTQPVALAAPPSVPSPAPRAAAVFDVRDYGAKGDGSTNDTPAVNKAIDAASSAGAGTVRFRSGTYKSKNTIHMKSHVTLQVDKGATIQGSSADTYDKAESNPYDAYQDYGHSHFRDAMIHGDRLTDIGFVGEGVIDGMGNLITGNPKSGEADKIISLTRCDGLRIGDGLTLRRGGHFAALINGCRNVTSDRLTIDTASDRDGWNIISTTGVTITDASIKANDDALVFKSDYALGAKLANGQVRVNDSYLSARCCNALMFGSETCGDFSDYRFENIRIEGADKSGLGMVSMDGANISDVHYRDITMTNVHSPIMQKIGTRKRCGNSPGVGSISDITYDNITATGSSPSFSPTLWGETGHRIDGVTFTNVDITVPGGNGTMSTAVPGNDPNDYNPKTIGTRPAYGWYLHNADHVRFTDSSVKFAANDGRPAVIANAADGIRFTRFTAGRGTDAPFDAGFQNVTGYCLTDSHTTSGGAPRVSAVGSSEDCGTAAAGPLDLDNPRQDFLRASVGGLFLHWGLRTAPAHTSCTAWENDVTGGGWTPDYWVKEAQKLHTQYLVLATFHSRLGYARPWPSRIPGSCSTKRDFVGELITAAKAKGLKVILYMTDDPQWHDEGGHEWLDSSAYSAYKGTNVDLTTREGFGRFGYDNFFEVMDRYPDLGGFWIDNDNAYWESHDLYAQIQQKRPGYTLSNNNEDTPIMDMISNEQKTGMSPAYDYPQAVYTAQPRLTEADFKLPSSGAWWYDGSDPSVDRMLTLGRLVTNAGSSVKALMAETAQVNGRFPANQASFNTFADSYLDPIWESLHGTEGGGYLYGGLKPGFWNDGAHGVTTVAKTDPNRQYVHVLTPPSTDVLRIRDNGYRISAVTDLRTGAAVSWSQSGGVLTLSGLGGWDPYDTVFKVTTAGRQGVLAGVTVSASASASGHGGPAAGDGAYGTYWDNGKTLPVSLTFDLGSAKKAQYIGLNQREDSVAYARSDTEQSARIKDYKVFVSNDGSTWGGAVKTGRLASRRGIQGIDLTAVDARYVRLEVDSTWAASTDTTRYKRLRIDEAWIGTSYPTPLNGGQS
- a CDS encoding aldo/keto reductase, with the protein product MSSKVPPITLNNGIEMPQLGFGVWQVPDDEAEQAVATALETGYRSIDTAAIYGNEEGTGKAIAASGVPREDVFVTTKLWNTDQGYDSTLRAFDTSLEKLGLDYVDLYLIHWPAPERDKYVDTYRAFEKLHADGRVRAIGVSNFEPEHLKRLIAETSIVPAVDQIELHPHLQQRAAREYHAEQGIATEAWSPLGSGKGLLEVPAIVAIAQKHGRTPAQVVLRWHLQLGNVVIPKSVTPSRIKENIEVFDFSLDDEDLAAISALNEDRRLGPDPSTFNAG
- a CDS encoding Tat pathway signal sequence domain protein, with amino-acid sequence MSTSRRALFGAALGGAAAAAVGLPAATTAQAASWQQKWAPSASGDGLGAFETIEDDRADSHPAGHPHIYATGNNWRFTMHTVDRDTSTDRQRQEVTGLRNGSGSNYLKWTSGQTWRVTYSMYIPSSLKATTTFTHIMQMKQPGSGTSPIVVQSLRRVNGKQTIELKLAIDDILVGRTDLDPLHDKWTDVDFQIKVGNGSAGSVRWILKSGGSTVIDASKTGVDTFLADRVRPKWGIYRSLGDTSGSLQDTYLLLTNLRGYQLG
- a CDS encoding glycoside hydrolase family 105 protein — its product is MRRRRLSPALTAAALAAVTLSALPAAVPPPAAAASALPASRPAAAPDRSVAVVDSTTARYTPSTIGGWSYPVGLYLYGQYLTYRRTHEARYLAYIKDYVDRFVKSDGTIEQSFNSLDSMQAGRLLVILHHETGQDRYRRAAKKIRDRLNTYPRTADGGFWHADTASRAHQLWADGVYMVNPFLVEYGREFGDSAYANDEAAQQLLVYGSHLQVANGLLRHAYDESKSVGWADPQTGLAPEHWCRAVGWYSMAIVNVLDAIPASHPRRAQLLGILRKLATGLERYQDPATGRWFQVIDKGGREDNWTETSCSSMFTYALSRGAQRGYLDPHYAAVARRGYQGVLAKLSTGADGRTELADISVGTNVGDYAYYAARGRATNDFHGLGAFLIMNEQLRGD